A region from the Rosa rugosa chromosome 6, drRosRugo1.1, whole genome shotgun sequence genome encodes:
- the LOC133716848 gene encoding uncharacterized protein LOC133716848 has protein sequence MSSLSGIFNDLSLPPPLIQVPVPNINFPIPNSDCNSGPKLLYSLVASSPALLKLYHSADLGKAPNPTAYKHDISSSTSVPEVSYRWHLPEPNALDVSGTSDCSSAKMRTVVVLLGWLGPKQKHLKRYADWYTSQGFHAITFTLPMAEILKYQPGGKVEEHIDLLVTHLADWLEEEPGKNLLFHTFSNTGWLTYGVMLEKFQKRHDPSIMGRIRGCVVDSAPVAAPDPQVWASGFSAAFLKKHSVATKGTTRVDASESGMDVLIDSKGVAPKPAVTEAALLLVLEKFFEVVLNLLTVNRRLSDILGLLSARQPSYLWDIVDKGFSTPENPTVEQLRQEKKEKQRDANALYAIQQAVDDANFSRIMGASTAKEAWDMLKEEFQGTAKVRAVKLQTMRRDLENLKMKV, from the exons ATGAGTTCCTTGTCTGGAATCTTCAACGACCTCTCATTGCCGCCGCCGCT AATTCAAGTACCTGTTCCCAACATTAACTTCCCAATTCCCAATTCCGACTGCAATTCTGGTCCCAAATTGCTGTATTCTTTGGTTGCATCTTCCCCTGCTCTTCTTAAGTTGTATCACTCTGCAGACTTGGGCAAAGCGCCGAACCCAACTGCTTATAAACATGATATATCATCATCTACTTCCGTCCCTGAGGTCTCCTACAGATGGCATTTGCCTGAGCCAAATGCATTAGATGTTTCCGGTACCTCCGATTGTTCATCAGCAAAGATGAGGACTGTGGTGGTTTTGCTGGGATGGTTAGGACCAAAGCAAAAGCATCTTAAGAGGTATGCTGACTGGTATACTTCGCAGGGGTTTCACGCCATTACTTTTACTTTACCCATGGCTGAAATTCTTAAATACCAGCCTGGTGGTAAAGTGGAAGAGCATATTGACTTGCTTGTAACTCATTTGGCTGATTGGTTAGAAGAAGAGCCGGGAAAGAACTTACTTTTTCATACTTTTAGCAACACTGGATGGTTAACGTATGGTGTAATGTTGGAGAAGTTCCAGAAGAGGCACGATCCTTCAATAATGGGCAGGATTCGGGGATGCGTTGTGGATTCCGCACCTGTTGCAGCACCTGACCCGCAGGTCTGGGCCTCTGGTTTCTCTGCAGCCTTTCTGAAAAAGCATAGTGTAGCAACAAAAGGGACCACCAGAGTAGACGCTAGTGAGTCAGGCATGGATGTTTTGATTGACAGCAAAGGAGTGGCACCTAAACCTGCAGTAACTGAGGCAGCTTTGCTTTTAGTTTTGGAGAAGTTCTTTGAGGTGGTTTTGAATCTTCTTACAGTGAACAGGAGGCTTTCTGATATTTTGGGCTTACTGTCAGCACGACAACCAAGCT ATCTATGGGACATAGTTGACAAAGGGTTCTCAACGCCGGAAAATCCCACCGTGGAGCAATTACGgcaagaaaagaaggagaaacaaAGAGATGCGAATGCTCTCTACGCTATTCAACAAGCAGTAGATGATGCAAACTTCTCAAGAATCATGGGAGCTTCTACGGCGAAGGAAGCTTGGGACATGTTGAAGGAGGAGTTTCAAGGGACGGCAAAGGTACGTGCTGTTAAACTACAAACAATGAGGAGAGATCTAGAAAACTTGAAAATGAAAGTCTGA